Genomic segment of Arachis stenosperma cultivar V10309 chromosome 4, arast.V10309.gnm1.PFL2, whole genome shotgun sequence:
ATTaagttttatataattattaaaaaataaaatatagtttattaaaaatttttaaaatatttttaaattttattttattttaaaaattttttattaacattAAATATATTTCTGGTGggtaaatttttaaaaaaaattaggaatAATTCAGTAATAATTTCATAAGAATAATGTTTAACACAAATAAACGAGATATAACTATCATATATACATTATTGCTGGATTAgtcataaatattttaataatttaattacgagaaatatatttgatgtatataaaaaatttggagaacaaaattggaataaaataaaattaaagatatttttaaattttaacaataaAATATCTACTTTACTTATTATTTAAGAGTAAAGTACTGTTTTAGTCCTAACGTTTGAGCCGAATTTTAGTTTGATTCTTAACATTTCAAACGTCTATTTCAAtcctaaaaatttttgaatgtcctacttcaatttcaaaaaaattttaggCGAGTTTAATGTTGTTCCACCATTAAATTTGACACAAAATTTGCATAATAAAGATAAAGTCAATAGCATTTGATTTCAGTATGTAAGTAAAATTGATCCAGTTgcaattattaatataaaatgtttcctttgattttaAATAGTTGATGAATAATTATTAGGATTTAGAGTTTTGtaccaaaaaaattaagaaaaagaaatataacaaaatgttttggttatatttttttaacacatAAAAAAAATACGACTTAACTAATAACACACATTACTCATTCTATTAACTATTAGTAATTTAACACTAGGACAATATTAAGCCTACTTAAAATTGGAGacaaaagtaaaatatttaaaatgttaaaaactaaatcaaaatttgatctaaatatttattttttttttgttttttatggtATCCCTTAGCGCGACAGATTAAGGACTAATCTGTTGTGGTACTAAACTCTATTGAAGGATTTACCGTTGACCAATAAATTACTGCATACACAAGACGGGATTCGAACCCGTTAACctaaatataaaaaatctaaataataatttaccttattatttaattattactaAGTGAATCCATTCATCCTATAACCTATTAATTAAACCAATAACCTGATAATCTATTATTATGGCCGGTTGAATTTTGGTAACTATGGAAATATTAGCCCCAGTTGCATTATTTTTTTAGAGGAGTACTAGGAcagtatttttgttaaattttggcTAGCACTTAAtcattacaaaaaaaaaattgaatgattGTACATTATTAAATACAATCTTACATTATTAAAAACATCATTGATAActaattaatgattaaaaacCACAAAATTTACTGATCTCCTAGATTTTctcattttattaaataaatgtaTTTATTTGCCAGCCTAAGAGCAGCATATAATTAACAATGGCAATAGTTGTATCACGAAAAAGAGAACTTTATCATTGACGTCCATCCATGATCCACTATTAGATCTatacaatatataattttatagtATATATAATAGGGATATAAAAGTTTTGgtgtgtatttttttaaatatcttttgCCATATAGAATTTATAAAAAGGGTTATATGTAAAATTCAATACATTttacttaaaatataaaatacttaTATATTCATTAATTTTACTTTTGTTATTAGTACACTTACTACACTagcaataaaataataattattactcGTATATTGTAGAAGAAATATTATTACGGGTTAATAGACAAAATTAAATGACAGCTCGACTATATCTCTTTTCCCACACAGCTTTAATATCTTTCCCTTCTCATGACTAGTAGTGATATCTTTCTCCCCATCCCCCGGCGGGAGTTTGATTATCACTAATTCCCACTCTTCCTTTCTCAGCTCTCTCTTAATCCCTTCACCTATAATCAAATTGAACATTccatttaacatttttttttccaTAGAAATTTCTTTCTCGTCAGCACTTTCTCTTACCTCTTCAAATTTCATCTCGTCAACCCGTTCTTTCTCAGCATTCTAAATAATCATGTCTGGTCTTTTTATGAATATAGTTAtttaagtgaaaaataaaaaagtaaaatgaTTTATAGTTAggataatttttaatttttaaacattaAACCCCATTGAGTCTTTTTCAATGTAAATTCACTTTCTTAACATACTGACGcttagtttaaaaaatattaataagtcTCTTTGAAAATTTATGgtgttcataaaaaaaaaaaaatagaagcatATATAATAATGGAAACAAAAATTATCCGTGTCATTTTgacacaaaatattaaaaagaaattaaaagaaaaataaaatacattgtTAGAGTATTTGTAAACAATGCGTACAACGTTTTAATAGTACAACTTATTTCAATGTCATCTCGTGCAAATGTGATGGATCATATAGTTGTTTACCACTGAACATATCTTGTTGGATTCGAGAGTATATATactaaatatattaataacaccaattatttatatgaaatttgttctctaaataataataataatatagttgTCTAGAGTAATTAATGAGATATAAGAATGTTGTACTTCGTTGTaggttttttttaataattatgttatgtgtataaaaaatattaattattaaattaattattaatgtaaaatatgtgttaaaatatgaaatatatattaaaaataaattaaataatatatatatatatatacataaatatatggtattaatttttattgtgtacatacaaatttttttcttaattttatatttgaaagATAAATTTAGTTGTCTATTGTAATGAGATATAAGAATAATGTATGCACTacttttatgtatatttttgtatattttctattttttgatattaaaaataattataaaaataaaaattaaaacattatttatcttttatatgataaaagtaaaaaaattttattttaaatatataaaaaattaaatacaataattaaattccgttcaatttattttttttattaagataattatatttgttatattttaaaagaatttatttgaaaagataattaGATCAcctttattaataaaatatgtgGCTGATTTTATCATTTATTAACTATAAGTAGTGTTAACTAATAATATAGATACATTTCGAAGTGAggtaaaatgagaagaaaattaagatttattttctgttttagaaaaaaaaatatttctcatTTGTAATAACTAAAATCTCTTAGGTGGTTGATGATGATGACAAGAGGCTGATGTCACGGTGATGATTGTTGAAAGGGGAGAAAGTGGATCCCACAAGGCCACAATGTTATATTTGCCCACGCACGCCTACAATCCATAAGGCGTCTTGGTCTTGTGTTGTCTGCGCGTTCCTTCATCTTCTCTTCCCAGTTCCGTCCCacattattctaatattaatcGACTTTCTCAATCATATACATATCCCCGTGGccgtgtgtatatatatatacacgcaTGTCTGCAAACCCTCCATCATCATAGTTCATATACTAGCTAGTTTATGAGAGGTTTAATAGCAAGGCACCTTCACCTGTTGCCGTTCAATCGGAGGATCACCACTAACACTACCACCATCACCATGTCGGCATCATCATCTGCTTTCAGCACACCCAGATTGGTCCTCAAGAAGGTTCTGGCCAAGTCTCAACGCGAAGGCGATGGGGCTGTTGTCAGAAGAGGCATTGGAAGGTACGCTTGCTTTCTATCCATCTTGccttgatgaatgatgatgctTTAATTTGGTTTTGTTGATTCTCAGAAGCGAGTTGAAGAACTTGGATCCATTTTTGATGTTGGATCACTTCTCAGGTAACATCTCCATCTCCTTGCAACTTGCAAGCCCTGCCCTTCCCTTAGCTTCGTCGGTTTTTATATGACCCTGTTTGCATTGCGTGTCTGACTTGTTTTGCAGTATCCCCCCCTGGAGGATTCCCTGATCATCCCCACAGAGGTAGGTACATTCTTTAATTTGACATGCCTCAAATATTGATTATCTATATCAATTCTCATTCTCTTGCGTGGATTTACAGGTTTTGAGACCGTTACCTACGTCCTAGAGGTATATAAATTACTTTCCGTCTCTTGTCTCGTATAAAAATGTTAAAAGGCTGACACTCTTAGCTTGTTACAGGGGGGCATAACTCACCAAGATTTTGCAGGGCACCAGGGCACAATCAGAGCTGGCGATGTTCAGTGGATGACCGCAGGCAGGGGAATCATTCACTCTGAGATGCCTGCCCAACCAACCAACAACAACGGCTTGCAGCTATGGATCAACTTATCCGCCAACAACAAGATGTAAGAATTCACCAATTCAATTGAATATCATTGTTTCATcacattttaattattattattctcaTCTTCTCAGGATTGAACCCAACTACCAAGAACTTCTGAGCGAGAACATACCAACGGCAGAGCAGGAAGGGGTGGAGGTGAGAGTGATAGCAGGAGAAGCAATGGGGGTGCATTCCCCGGTCTATACTCGAACTCCAACCATGTTCCTTGACTTCACGCTACGTCCCGGGGCTGAGTTGCATCAGAGCATTCCGGAGACATGGAACTCCTTTGTATACGTCATTGAAGGTGAAGGAGTGTTCGGCTCTCCAACTTCATCGCCAACTGGCCCATACCATGTGCTGGTTCTGAGCCAAGGGGATGGCCTCAGCGTCtggaacaacaacaacaactcctcTTCAAAGCCTCTCAGGTTTGTGCTCATTGGAGGCCAGCCACTGAACGAGCCCGTGGCTCAGTATGGCCCTTTTGTCATGAACACACAGTCTGAGATCGAAAAGACCATTGAGGACTATCAGTATTGCAGGAATGGCTTTGAGATGAGGAGGTATTGGACCTCTCTCTAGTTAGTGACCCACCCTACCACTTGATGTCTCATATCTGATCGATCCATCCATGTATCTCACGCTAGTGAAAtgcacaaattaaaaaatatctgcACAAGTCATTTTCCTTTTCAATGCGCTGAAAAGAAAGTTTGCTTATTCTGTCATTTTCATTTCTCTGTAGCCAGAGCTTCTAGAAGATCCATATTGCTGCTCACCATGGGGCAATTGTAGGCTATCACTAAAGTCATCACTCATATCTCATCATGGATATATCACCCTATATTCACTATCTCCCCTTATAAGTAATCAATAAAAACTTCTTTTGTTATTGTTTGTGGTAGTTGACGATAGCAACCGCTACACATAAATTATTACTTTTCTTCGATACAGTTCGAATTTTTTAGGCATTTTTGTGATTCAAAGTTTGACGCTTGAAGCcttgtttttaaaaattaaaagagttAAATTCCTAAGTCTGGTGTTTCCTTTTTGGgccaaaaaataattattcttAAAAATTGTTAGAATTTTAACACTTGGTTTTATGATTAAGTCAAATTGGATCTTTCAGATTGACAACATCAGAAGTTTTTGCTGCTGGATTGGGATGTGGTATGTGTATGGGTGTGGGATAACATCCACCCTAGAATTTTTGTATGTCTTTACGGTTGACCCTCCATCATACAGTTTTAAGATTTTCTTATTAACATGATATGTAGGTCGTCGCAATTTTGGCAAAtgaaagataaatattttttctccttttaaagTGATAAATCGCAACGTTTAAGAAACCAGACATTTTGAATGAACTAAGGACGTCTAAAAGTTGTTTTGTGTTTTGTGCTTACAAGCTTTACAAGTTTGAAGAGAACGAAACCCACTAAGCGCTGCTTATATTACGTGCTTCTTTAACAGACTTTTAAATCAAGTCATATCAATTAACGCgcaaatatataacttctattttttaaaagatttcatttcttttttgagtttcttgccaaatttgttGGATCTCCTTTGTGCATTCTTCTTCGTCATTTACGTGCGTTTTCTTTCTCTATATTCTTGCTTcgtttttttcgattttcatggtttttgaaattaagctttgaaatcgttttgaagataatggaacttcagaaatacacccaaacgattatagaaaggattacagaaatatacCCTAACggttacagaaatacacccaaaagattaCATAAATACACCCAAAACATGGGAGAGATAgtatatttcttcttgaaaTCTTTTAATGTTTTGCTGGTTAAGGATGAGGCACATGGCAGAGACAATCTAGaaaaaaaacctagaaaaacAGTAAAACAGTACCTTGAATCATGTTTCTTCGTTTTTTCTTATGATTTTTGATGGAGAtttgtatcttttcttcttaatttcttctactcttcgcGAGGAGTTAGAATGTTTCTGCAGAATCGTAGTTTGTTTCGAATGTCGCTTGAATCTTGACGGTTTGCGTTTTGATTGAGAAAGAAgatgaagagtgtggcataatgAACGTGTTGTGGAAGGGTGATTAAGGCGCGTGCGTTGGACGCTCGATTCTAAAGGAGTGGTGCGCGTGTTTTTTTCTTGGACTTGGGTCAACTTGTATAGCTTGTAAGACAAAAAAATATCAGACCTCAAATTATTATACATATTCACAAAAACTCGTTCAAAGCACATTCAAAAAAGTAATCaccaaaattaaatcaaaatatattaaaaaatagaaaatagggTACTTTTAGTTTAGATGCCATGCACAATGATGCAGGAgcttgaaacaaaattttggagggggcaaaaatttaacataaaatttaataataatgtttatatcaaaataaattttataaatataattattctttaagtttgttactaataaaataataaataaataattctacaAGATAGAAGATAATTTTTAAGATACTTTTGATATGGACCCCATTTAAGATAAGTTCGTCTAATCTCATCTCTTTGGTTTGGGTGATATTGTGAAATTTAAAGCCGTTTTCCAGGGTCTCATTCCaaaaaattaaggtcaaactcatcagatgcaactctttgaatttttgaaagttGTATCTCACTTTCTTTGTGATTCATTAAAGTATAAGAACTATTTACAGGTGTTGATATTTTAGAAGTTATATGTTCTCCTTCTTGAATATTAGCCTTCCTcttaaaaaatgcatcaattctttgatttttcataattattttgtataaaaatttgaatatatatcctgtaaaacatgtaaaaaaaattagaaagataaatattaaaaaatttataatatttactgatttttttatcaatttatataaatacaataatattgaatattctaatattttttatcatataaaaattaaattaaataaataataatatataaaataatattaaattaaacaaataaaaatatctaattttttagcAAAACGTTttgattttatcttttaattttgatgtgTTGTGAAGCCAATGAAAGCCCactctaaaactaaaaattattatgcaATAAAAATATGAGATAGAAATTGAACTTAGATACTCTAAATTATAATAAAGTATTTAAGCTTACTCAActactctttatttttttgaaggacttctactaatttttttataaaaaatttggggGCCATGGCCCCCTTGCCCTAAAGAAGCTCCGCCTCTGCAATGGTGATACAATTGTGGTATAATTTAATAAAGGCAATTACATTAAtaaagatatgaaaaatatcTTCTCATGattattttagtttaaatagtgtgatttatttattttatcacattttaaacaaaaataatatctttataacatataaaaattaagtcttaaaatttatcatctaatagttaaaataaaatatctttatataatGATGAGAATTATAAAATCATCAATAAACTTCAatcattgatttttatttttattttgctttaacCGTGTGCAatgctttaattttttttttttatcaaagataaGGGAGATTCAAACTCACGACTTCTAAATGAGTATGAAGAGACTATACCATTTGAATTATAGCTCGTTGGCTCTTGAATATTTTTACTTAGTCAGATTGATTGTTAGCTAAAAATTGGCTAAATAATGTTTTCTTTTCGCATTTACTACTTTGTTGATTGATTGTTGATcatcaaaaatttattttctagcAACACATCTTTTGATACAAAATGTTATACTTTATATTTCTGtatcttttaaaacaaaaatgttatttgtacaataacattaattattaatgtatttatgtataaatatatgtgtaatttaatttatttttaatgtgtatttatattttaaaatgtattttatactgatgATTGACTTTggtaactaattttaatatacacatagcataacttcttttaaaatttttatcatcTTAACTAGTTTCACAGTTGTTGCTTTATTTTATACATATGTAACAAATTAATCATATTATATGAAAAAAGTCactattatttatataaaaatatatattagaatgcataatgtttatatatttatctttataataaaattttttaaaaaagtaataaaattaaagtcatatttatagaaaaaatatgaataagagtataaaaaataaaaatataatgatagtaaatttttttgtattaataaGTGGATTGATTATACTGTTGTAAAAGTATTTGATTATTTATCtgtaaaaaaattgattactttagtaattaattatttaataaaaaattatataaaatgtgtataaatatatacaatacataataatttattttacgATTGAGTTTTaatatctttaaaatattaacaaaTGAATTAATAAACGGTTGTGTCTTAAGGAGGCTCTTCCTACTGCAAATTTTCGCTTTAGAAGAGGGATGTCGTCATTGGATAggtgtccaagatgtctttttAGCCAGGAATCGATTTTACATTGTATTCGGGATTGTCCAAAAGCTCAGCTTGTCTGGCATAAATTGGATATTTCTTGTCATCATTTGGATTTGAAGAACTAGTTCTTGTATCATAGCAGAGAGCATTCGTTTAAGTTCTTTTCAGGACTTTGGTGGATATGGCGAGTAAGAAATAATGACATCTTTAATCCCATGAAACTTGGTCTTCGAAAAAAGTGATTTGTCTGGCATTAACTTCAGAAATGAAGCTTAGGgatatttttgaattacaaCGTATGTCCCTTCCCTCTACTCTAAATGGTTTTTGGAATCCCCCATTCATTGgtacttttaagattaattgtgatgctagttattttggttcgagtgatagtgttggttttgcttgtgttaTTAGAGATTGTAATGGGAGCTGGCAAAGGGGGtgtttgggaatgattgagAGTACTAGTATCAAGGAGAATTAtttgctatttggagaggaTATCTCTTAGCTTGGGATATGAATCAATGAGATGTTATTTGTGAGACGGATTGTGTGGAAGCATTTAATCTTGTTACACAAGATGGTTTTGGGTTTAGTGATCCATTGGTGctcaaaataagagatatcatgCATTGGAATTGACGTGTTGACTTTCGTTTGATTATGAGAGATGCAAACACGGTGGCAGATACTATGGTAAAGATGGCAATGAAATTACAACTTTTGCATGTGGAGCCTCTTTCACCTTGGGAGgagtttaagagtagtcttaaaCGGGACTGTCTCCCTATTTAAacaattctttattttatttattttgttttttttttatttaatttatttcagttaaaaaaaatgaattaataaACACGTTGCTGAATTATAATACTTATCTACCAAAAGAAAATTATCATATAAGGCGTATTTGTTTCAATTTAGGGTCAAAAagtcaattatatatatatattccaagtggtgtatttttttcttataataaTAGAAACGTTTATTACCAAAAAGGAAGATTTACTGCTCTTATGTCCATATAAGAAATCTCCTTATTCAAATTACTTGATATAGATATGTATTATTAGGTAAGGTATACCGTGTGATCGAGACCTTGGCTTAATAGCAATTTATTGTGCGTTAGCAATTTACTCTATGGGTGTGTGTAATATATGATTATATGTACGTTAATTTGTGCGTTTATTTGTTCAGATATGAGTAAAATTATATTGTAACACTCAATTCAGTTATTgtattttatagtattttttaaaattgtagaAATAGGATAATATGCCCGTCTCTATGTATTATATGTTTTAAC
This window contains:
- the LOC130976346 gene encoding pirin-like protein isoform X1, with product MRGLIARHLHLLPFNRRITTNTTTITMSASSSAFSTPRLVLKKVLAKSQREGDGAVVRRGIGRSELKNLDPFLMLDHFSVSPPGGFPDHPHRGFETVTYVLEGGITHQDFAGHQGTIRAGDVQWMTAGRGIIHSEMPAQPTNNNGLQLWINLSANNKMIEPNYQELLSENIPTAEQEGVEVRVIAGEAMGVHSPVYTRTPTMFLDFTLRPGAELHQSIPETWNSFVYVIEGEGVFGSPTSSPTGPYHVLVLSQGDGLSVWNNNNNSSSKPLRFVLIGGQPLNEPVAQYGPFVMNTQSEIEKTIEDYQYCRNGFEMRRYWTSL
- the LOC130976346 gene encoding pirin-like protein isoform X2, yielding MRGLIARHLHLLPFNRRITTNTTTITMSASSSAFSTPRLVLKKVLAKSQREGDGAVVRRGIGSELKNLDPFLMLDHFSVSPPGGFPDHPHRGFETVTYVLEGGITHQDFAGHQGTIRAGDVQWMTAGRGIIHSEMPAQPTNNNGLQLWINLSANNKMIEPNYQELLSENIPTAEQEGVEVRVIAGEAMGVHSPVYTRTPTMFLDFTLRPGAELHQSIPETWNSFVYVIEGEGVFGSPTSSPTGPYHVLVLSQGDGLSVWNNNNNSSSKPLRFVLIGGQPLNEPVAQYGPFVMNTQSEIEKTIEDYQYCRNGFEMRRYWTSL